A stretch of Aureispira sp. CCB-E DNA encodes these proteins:
- a CDS encoding RNA polymerase sigma-70 factor, producing the protein MSQLVQINSQREFQEIYHRHFNGLANYAYSVLKDKDAAKDVVQDVFLDLWNKRETLSIKTSLEAYLIRAVKFKSIDFIRKDKTKQQYVANMTPSGVPQTESDDGDERNEDRKKQLSYAIAQLPAKCRQVFLLSRVNGYTYKEIAEEMDISAKTVENQISRALKLLRQKLSDLMILIFFLNFL; encoded by the coding sequence GTGAGTCAACTTGTACAAATTAATAGTCAACGCGAATTCCAAGAGATTTACCATCGACATTTTAATGGTTTGGCCAACTATGCCTATTCGGTTCTAAAAGATAAGGATGCGGCCAAAGATGTGGTTCAAGATGTCTTCTTGGATCTTTGGAATAAACGAGAAACACTATCTATCAAAACTTCTTTGGAAGCTTATTTGATTCGGGCTGTCAAATTTAAATCGATTGATTTTATTCGCAAGGATAAAACCAAACAACAATATGTTGCTAATATGACACCTTCTGGAGTGCCACAGACCGAGTCAGATGATGGAGACGAGCGCAATGAGGATCGCAAAAAGCAGTTGTCATATGCTATTGCTCAACTGCCAGCCAAGTGTCGACAAGTTTTTTTATTGAGCCGAGTGAACGGTTATACCTACAAAGAAATTGCAGAAGAAATGGATATTTCTGCCAAAACAGTAGAAAACCAAATTTCTCGTGCCTTAAAACTGTTGCGTCAAAAGTTATCAGATCTAATGATTTTGATATTTTTTTTAAATTTCTTATAA
- a CDS encoding ASCH domain-containing protein → MTDQIHKSVPALWFSFVADNIEEHSHTTMPDSFYLGINKEHADTCAMLIKAGLKTASSGALASYLHYQVPVPSEGDLAIITNWDGEAQCIIRTTEVNIVPFDEITEDYAVKEGEGDQSLSYWKKTHWDFFSKDLASFGEIPEEDMMVICEEFEVIYQL, encoded by the coding sequence ATGACAGATCAGATACACAAATCCGTTCCCGCTCTTTGGTTTTCTTTTGTAGCCGACAATATAGAAGAGCACAGCCACACCACTATGCCTGATTCTTTTTATTTAGGAATTAATAAAGAGCATGCAGATACTTGTGCTATGTTGATTAAAGCGGGTCTTAAAACAGCTTCTTCTGGAGCTTTAGCTTCTTACTTGCATTATCAAGTGCCGGTACCATCAGAGGGGGATTTGGCTATTATTACCAATTGGGACGGAGAAGCGCAATGCATTATTCGTACAACAGAGGTCAATATTGTCCCTTTTGATGAGATTACCGAAGACTATGCTGTCAAAGAAGGAGAAGGCGATCAAAGCTTGTCTTATTGGAAAAAAACACACTGGGATTTCTTTAGCAAAGATTTAGCTTCTTTTGGAGAAATTCCAGAAGAGGATATGATGGTTATTTGTGAAGAATTTGAAGTAATTTACCAATTGTAG
- a CDS encoding valine--tRNA ligase gives MTLPTQYNAKDVESKWYQYWMDKGYFRSTPDDREPYTIVIPPPNVTGVLHMGHMLNNTVQDVLIRKARLEGKNACWVPGTDHASIATEAKVVKLLREKGIKKSDISREEFLKYAFEWKDKYGGLILEQLKMLGASCDWERTRFTMEQKLSNAVIKAFVDLYKKGLLYRGLRMTNWDPSAQTVLSNEEVIHSQENSKLYHVRYKVEGTDDEWLTIATTRPETILADAAVAIHPDDERYTHLKGKKVIIPMVNRVVPIIFDKYVKMDFGTGALKVTPAHDMNDYEIGQRHNLEVIDMLHDNGRLKGPFYVGMDREDARKQIAKDLKAQGYLVKTENYSNSVGRSERTNAVVEPKLTKQWFLKMEGLSATALDAVENGPVDFLPEHMLNTYRNWLKPENVRDWCISRQLWWGQQIPAWYLKEDKEQFFVAETAEEALKQAQESLGNQNLTLEDLEREEDVVDTWFSSWLWPLSVFDAFEDPKELQYYYPTNVLVTGWDIMYLWVARMIMAGYEWSPELLGEELAAKKGVHPFKHVYFTGMVRDKLGRKMSKSLGNSPDSLELIRKYGADGVRYGILSAAAAGGDVIFDAPFVDKTKTSIHNESELCSTGSKFSNKLWNALRMVKGLEVVDQPANDEIAKINAFAIKWLENEYNRTLESVEKSFESLRLSEAVKTLYNFIWGDFCSWYLEMIKPDYQQPIDKATLETTIDFFEKIMTLLHPFMPFVTEEIWAHLRDNRAEGDDCTVSTWPKAGEFDADFLYKMSITKDLVSSIRNARDKGQLAKKELLELLVKDSDTAHQFLEEAGMKETIEKIAYLKSFEFTNEDKHEGASFIAGTEQYYLLFEQKIDVEAERKKLEAELKQKQGFVKGIEKKLSNEGFVKGAPAQVIEKERKKLADGKAKIQLLLDSLDKLN, from the coding sequence ATGACCTTGCCAACGCAGTACAACGCAAAAGACGTAGAGTCGAAATGGTATCAGTATTGGATGGACAAAGGCTATTTTCGATCTACACCAGATGACCGAGAGCCTTATACCATCGTTATCCCTCCACCTAATGTAACGGGTGTCTTGCACATGGGACATATGCTTAATAATACCGTCCAAGACGTCTTGATTCGCAAAGCTCGATTAGAAGGCAAAAACGCTTGCTGGGTTCCTGGAACGGACCATGCATCTATTGCTACAGAGGCAAAGGTAGTTAAGTTATTGCGTGAAAAAGGCATTAAAAAAAGTGATATTTCTAGAGAAGAATTTCTAAAATATGCCTTTGAATGGAAAGATAAATACGGTGGGCTTATCCTTGAACAACTCAAAATGTTGGGTGCTTCTTGTGACTGGGAGCGCACACGTTTTACCATGGAACAAAAACTATCCAATGCTGTCATCAAAGCATTTGTTGATTTATATAAAAAAGGCTTGTTGTATCGTGGTTTGAGAATGACCAACTGGGACCCTTCCGCTCAAACCGTATTGTCTAACGAGGAAGTTATTCATAGTCAAGAGAATTCTAAACTATATCACGTTCGTTACAAAGTCGAAGGAACAGATGATGAATGGCTCACCATTGCAACTACTCGTCCAGAAACAATTTTGGCAGATGCTGCAGTAGCTATCCACCCTGACGATGAGCGTTACACACATTTAAAAGGGAAAAAAGTAATTATCCCTATGGTCAATCGTGTTGTTCCAATCATTTTTGACAAATATGTAAAAATGGATTTTGGAACAGGTGCTTTGAAAGTAACTCCAGCGCATGACATGAACGATTACGAAATCGGTCAACGTCATAATTTGGAAGTGATTGATATGTTGCATGACAATGGTCGCCTAAAAGGTCCTTTTTATGTAGGAATGGATCGAGAAGATGCCCGCAAACAAATTGCGAAAGATTTAAAAGCTCAAGGATACCTTGTAAAAACCGAAAATTACTCGAATAGTGTTGGACGATCAGAACGTACCAATGCAGTTGTTGAGCCTAAGTTAACTAAGCAATGGTTCTTAAAAATGGAGGGACTCTCTGCTACGGCATTGGATGCGGTAGAAAATGGTCCTGTCGATTTTTTACCAGAACATATGCTCAATACATACCGCAACTGGCTAAAACCAGAAAACGTTAGAGATTGGTGTATTTCTCGCCAATTGTGGTGGGGGCAACAAATTCCTGCTTGGTATTTAAAAGAAGATAAAGAGCAGTTCTTTGTTGCAGAAACAGCGGAAGAAGCTTTAAAACAAGCTCAAGAGAGCTTAGGTAACCAAAATCTTACTTTGGAGGATTTAGAACGCGAAGAGGATGTTGTTGATACGTGGTTTTCTTCTTGGCTATGGCCCTTATCTGTTTTTGATGCCTTTGAAGATCCTAAAGAATTGCAATACTACTACCCTACCAATGTTTTGGTAACAGGGTGGGATATTATGTATTTGTGGGTAGCTCGTATGATTATGGCTGGCTACGAATGGTCACCTGAGTTATTGGGTGAAGAATTGGCAGCAAAAAAAGGAGTACATCCATTTAAGCACGTTTACTTTACAGGAATGGTACGTGATAAATTGGGTCGCAAAATGAGTAAATCATTGGGCAACTCTCCTGATTCTTTGGAATTAATCAGAAAATATGGTGCTGATGGTGTTCGCTATGGTATTTTATCTGCTGCCGCTGCTGGAGGGGATGTTATTTTTGATGCTCCATTTGTAGATAAAACTAAGACATCTATTCACAACGAATCTGAACTATGTAGCACAGGTAGTAAATTTTCCAATAAACTCTGGAATGCCTTGCGAATGGTGAAAGGATTGGAAGTAGTAGACCAACCTGCCAACGATGAAATTGCTAAAATCAATGCTTTTGCCATCAAGTGGTTGGAAAACGAATACAATAGAACCTTAGAAAGTGTGGAGAAGAGTTTTGAAAGCTTGCGTTTGTCTGAAGCTGTTAAAACGCTTTATAACTTTATTTGGGGAGATTTCTGCTCTTGGTATTTAGAAATGATCAAACCGGATTATCAACAGCCAATTGATAAAGCGACACTTGAAACAACGATTGATTTCTTTGAAAAAATTATGACGTTGTTGCATCCATTCATGCCTTTTGTTACGGAAGAAATTTGGGCACACTTACGTGATAATCGTGCCGAAGGCGATGATTGTACGGTAAGTACTTGGCCTAAGGCTGGCGAATTTGATGCTGATTTTCTATATAAAATGAGCATTACAAAAGATTTAGTAAGCTCTATTCGAAATGCTCGTGACAAAGGTCAATTAGCTAAGAAAGAGTTATTAGAGCTATTGGTAAAAGATAGCGATACAGCACACCAATTTTTGGAAGAAGCGGGTATGAAAGAAACGATTGAAAAAATCGCTTACTTAAAAAGCTTTGAATTTACGAATGAAGACAAGCATGAAGGCGCCTCTTTTATTGCGGGTACCGAACAATATTACCTTTTGTTTGAGCAAAAAATTGATGTGGAAGCTGAACGCAAAAAGCTAGAAGCAGAACTCAAACAAAAACAAGGTTTTGTTAAAGGCATTGAGAAAAAATTAAGCAATGAAGGCTTTGTCAAAGGAGCTCCTGCTCAAGTTATTGAAAAAGAACGCAAGAAACTTGCAGATGGTAAAGCGAAGATTCAATTGCTGTTGGATAGCTTGGATAAGCTAAACTAA
- a CDS encoding 3'-5' exonuclease produces MNFNLDRDLVFFDIEATGADVVRDRIMQIAMIKYPKDGGTPIEKNILMNPQYPIKPDAFKVHGITIDMVRNKPTFKEYAVELMEFLEHADLAGYNSKRFDIPMLIEEFGRVGMEFSMKGRRLIDAMQIFYKMEPRTLKAALKFYCGKELEDAHDAMADTKATADVFWGQIQRYEGVDYVDNDDNVIAAPIKNDMQAIHDFISDNRNVDFTGRFSRNSEGIIIFNFGTNKGQEAYKNPQTLKWIISKDFPAQVKNIAKAILNGTMK; encoded by the coding sequence ATGAATTTTAATCTAGATAGAGACTTAGTCTTTTTCGATATAGAAGCTACAGGTGCAGATGTAGTGAGAGACAGAATCATGCAAATTGCAATGATTAAGTATCCCAAAGATGGTGGCACACCAATTGAAAAAAACATCTTAATGAACCCTCAGTATCCTATCAAACCTGACGCATTTAAAGTGCATGGAATTACGATTGATATGGTTCGCAACAAACCTACGTTCAAAGAATATGCAGTCGAACTAATGGAATTCTTAGAACATGCGGATTTGGCTGGATACAATTCCAAACGTTTTGATATCCCAATGCTGATAGAAGAATTTGGTCGTGTTGGAATGGAGTTTTCTATGAAAGGTCGCCGTCTAATTGACGCCATGCAGATTTTTTATAAAATGGAACCAAGAACGCTAAAAGCTGCTCTTAAGTTTTATTGTGGCAAAGAATTAGAAGATGCTCACGATGCAATGGCAGATACCAAAGCAACAGCAGATGTTTTTTGGGGACAAATTCAACGCTATGAAGGTGTCGATTATGTAGATAATGATGATAATGTTATTGCTGCGCCTATTAAAAATGACATGCAAGCCATTCACGATTTTATTTCAGATAACAGAAACGTAGATTTTACAGGTCGTTTTAGTAGAAATTCCGAAGGCATTATTATTTTTAACTTTGGAACCAACAAAGGGCAAGAAGCTTATAAAAATCCCCAAACTCTAAAGTGGATTATTAGCAAGGATTTTCCTGCTCAAGTAAAAAATATTGCTAAAGCCATTTTGAATGGTACGATGAAATAA
- a CDS encoding ABC-F family ATP-binding cassette domain-containing protein produces the protein MNYLTVEGVSKSFGERVLFEDITFYINQGDRVAFIAKNGTGKTSLMDIIMKKEEASSGKVWLHHKISIGYLSQDPNLDLEATVFQAVYNSPNPIMKAILAYEKSLLNPSDIEAMQEAMSAMDRMQAWDYEFKIKQILSKLKVDYMDRKIKMLSGGQKKRVALAKVLIDAPEFLILDEPTNHLDLDMIEWLEEYLKQGKHTIFMVTHDRYFLDSVCNQILELDQQQIFKYTGDYSYYLEKKADRESNFAATTEKAKNLYRKELDWMRRQPKARGTKAKARIDKFFEVEKKAKRSLDNEEVILDIKMTRLGSKIIELHNIHKSYGEHVILKGFDYKFKKGDRVGIVGKNGAGKTTLLNMIVGKEKVDAGKIVIGDTIVIGYYTQSGMNLKEDHRVIDVIRNIAEFIPMHKGQKLTAVQLCERFLFDSKKQQTYVSKLSGGERRRLYLLTIIMQNPNFLILDEPTNDLDIITLQVLEEFLQSFPGCIVIVSHDRHFMDKIVEHTFVLEGDGLVRDFPGNYSAYRAVAKQEAIEAKAEEKELASEQPTVKTASKISQEERKEIKRLERQISKLEEQKANITAQFNDTNLTPEKITELSKELNELNENLEEKELRWMELVDELG, from the coding sequence ATGAATTACCTAACCGTAGAGGGAGTTTCCAAATCTTTTGGAGAGCGAGTTTTATTTGAGGATATTACATTTTATATCAATCAAGGTGACCGAGTGGCGTTTATTGCCAAAAACGGAACAGGAAAAACATCTTTGATGGATATTATTATGAAAAAAGAGGAAGCTAGCTCTGGAAAGGTATGGCTGCATCATAAAATATCTATTGGCTATTTGAGTCAAGATCCTAATCTAGACTTAGAAGCAACTGTTTTTCAAGCTGTTTACAATTCTCCTAACCCCATCATGAAAGCTATTCTTGCTTATGAAAAAAGCCTCCTGAATCCCAGCGATATTGAGGCAATGCAAGAAGCTATGTCCGCTATGGATAGAATGCAAGCTTGGGATTACGAGTTTAAAATCAAGCAAATTCTATCCAAACTAAAGGTAGATTACATGGATCGTAAGATCAAAATGCTTTCTGGGGGACAAAAAAAACGTGTTGCTCTTGCAAAAGTATTAATTGATGCTCCTGAGTTCTTAATTTTAGATGAGCCGACCAACCACTTGGATTTAGATATGATTGAATGGCTAGAAGAGTATCTAAAACAAGGTAAACACACTATATTTATGGTGACGCATGATCGGTATTTTTTGGATAGTGTGTGCAATCAAATTTTAGAATTAGATCAACAACAAATCTTCAAATACACGGGAGACTATTCCTATTATCTAGAAAAAAAAGCAGACCGTGAAAGTAATTTTGCGGCTACTACCGAAAAAGCAAAAAACCTATACAGAAAGGAGCTCGACTGGATGCGCCGTCAGCCTAAGGCTAGAGGCACAAAGGCAAAGGCAAGAATTGATAAGTTTTTTGAGGTTGAAAAGAAAGCCAAACGCTCTTTGGATAATGAAGAAGTTATTTTGGACATCAAAATGACTCGTCTGGGTAGCAAAATCATAGAGCTCCACAACATCCATAAAAGTTATGGAGAGCACGTCATTCTCAAAGGATTTGATTATAAGTTCAAAAAAGGAGATCGTGTTGGCATTGTGGGTAAAAACGGTGCAGGAAAAACAACTTTGCTCAATATGATTGTTGGCAAAGAAAAAGTTGATGCTGGGAAAATTGTCATTGGAGATACGATTGTTATTGGCTATTACACTCAAAGCGGGATGAACTTAAAAGAAGATCATCGAGTTATTGATGTCATCCGCAATATTGCAGAATTCATTCCCATGCACAAAGGGCAAAAGTTGACTGCGGTGCAACTTTGTGAACGTTTTTTGTTTGATTCTAAAAAACAACAAACATATGTCTCTAAATTAAGTGGTGGTGAACGCAGACGGCTTTATTTGTTAACGATTATCATGCAAAATCCCAACTTCTTGATTTTGGATGAGCCGACCAATGATTTAGATATTATTACGCTACAAGTACTAGAAGAATTTTTACAAAGCTTTCCTGGTTGTATTGTAATTGTATCGCATGATCGTCACTTTATGGACAAAATTGTTGAACATACCTTTGTATTAGAAGGAGATGGTTTGGTTCGTGATTTTCCTGGTAATTATTCTGCTTATCGAGCAGTAGCTAAACAAGAAGCCATTGAAGCCAAAGCGGAAGAAAAAGAACTGGCATCAGAACAACCTACGGTCAAAACAGCTAGCAAAATTTCGCAAGAAGAACGTAAGGAAATCAAACGCCTAGAGCGCCAAATAAGCAAACTGGAAGAACAAAAAGCGAACATTACAGCGCAATTTAACGATACTAATTTGACTCCTGAAAAAATTACTGAATTGTCGAAAGAACTGAATGAATTGAACGAAAATTTGGAAGAAAAAGAGTTGCGTTGGATGGAACTAGTGGACGAACTCGGCTAG
- a CDS encoding FecR family protein has protein sequence MEHIYAILPKYFNKQSTAEENALVERWRKEHPAEFKEHKAIWSLTKNVEYIEFDSKASWNELQPLLNDSASSTAKPETKVIGIAMWKKIAVAAVFVLVSIFGINQFNNRQAEETDLFANINAEFDNGLRGVQLTAEASVVETTLKNGDKIWLNKGAVVEDMGEKDGQYAVKVRKGEAFFDVDSKGNEAPSFFVHTHSAKVAVVGTQFTVTNKKKETIIRVVEGVVEVIAPGSNIEIEVNAGEQAIVSSKGSIKRIKEFSPNFLAWKTGTFKFEATSIQKIALLLQTFYDVEIEVAEGTEGTPSGEFPVMDVNDLLESLTLASGLKLEVIEPNKKYKISNQ, from the coding sequence ATGGAACATATTTACGCAATATTACCTAAATACTTCAACAAGCAATCTACGGCTGAAGAAAATGCGCTTGTAGAACGTTGGAGAAAAGAGCATCCAGCTGAATTTAAAGAACATAAAGCCATTTGGTCTTTAACAAAAAATGTAGAATATATTGAATTTGATTCTAAGGCATCTTGGAACGAATTACAGCCTTTGTTGAATGATTCGGCTTCCTCTACGGCAAAACCTGAAACCAAAGTGATCGGAATTGCTATGTGGAAAAAAATCGCAGTGGCAGCTGTATTTGTTCTTGTTTCTATTTTTGGAATCAATCAGTTTAACAATCGCCAGGCAGAAGAAACCGATTTGTTTGCCAATATTAATGCTGAGTTTGACAATGGTTTGAGGGGAGTGCAGTTAACGGCAGAAGCAAGTGTCGTAGAAACTACTCTTAAAAATGGGGATAAAATTTGGTTGAATAAAGGTGCAGTAGTGGAGGATATGGGCGAAAAAGATGGTCAATATGCTGTTAAAGTTCGCAAAGGAGAAGCTTTTTTTGATGTAGATTCTAAAGGAAACGAAGCCCCTTCTTTCTTTGTCCATACACATAGTGCCAAAGTTGCAGTGGTTGGAACACAATTTACAGTAACGAACAAAAAGAAAGAAACCATTATACGCGTTGTAGAAGGTGTTGTCGAAGTGATTGCTCCTGGAAGTAATATAGAAATTGAAGTGAATGCAGGCGAACAAGCGATTGTTTCTAGCAAAGGAAGTATTAAACGAATCAAGGAGTTTTCTCCAAATTTTTTAGCTTGGAAAACAGGTACATTTAAATTTGAAGCGACTTCTATACAGAAAATTGCATTGTTGTTGCAAACGTTTTATGATGTAGAAATTGAAGTGGCAGAGGGAACTGAAGGAACGCCATCTGGAGAATTTCCTGTGATGGATGTAAACGATTTATTGGAGTCCTTGACATTAGCATCTGGCTTAAAATTAGAAGTCATAGAACCCAATAAAAAATATAAAATTTCTAATCAATAA
- a CDS encoding CHAT domain-containing tetratricopeptide repeat protein translates to MYQHLKNPTISIDSTAQIYRQLTRLQAKQHNYTAALDAAQKEANIQRRTQNQKKLAEVYFNIASLHRTLAAYSKALIWGKKALDICLKVFGKNHTESLSIYRFLAQTYYLQEDYVAATTLALNTIKAYQSAPKRQIDAEINLHILLGSIYVQLGQYKEAQHKFLLTQQLYHQFESKIDKELLARIYNNLAALKFQQHAILESLAYYQKIAVLRQKMHSQQHLSLHTTYTNIGNCYYQLGNYQKALSYHYKTLHILQKTYPKLHPLIASSHNYIGGTFQRLEQTDSAFAHLHQSATIYQHLFGTEHPKNIAPLWRLAKLYRQQESYQESERILKKITTLQEKHFGTKHPDLAKMYLDMAYLFQAQKMLVKANYYTQKAYQCNLLKEHPLDRLLLLGIIENQLHISLDLAPKEQQNAFLLLDKIPHIIALTQSNVRYLTDKQNLIQQLRKVCERGIELCYQLYQRQPNAAYLNKAFELMEYNKAVLLSIQIKQNYWQNNHTNSNYQQQEQALAQIHLLEQKWKKAEQDQNTSLAIQLQEQLFKAHRTYEQISNQQEQQFQHHRPIQLSLLQAKLSDNQTVINYFYGEHYIYILNIQSRQVQLQQVDLDLKKDIDQFSKYLLALEESKLKLAHSCQQFDQAAFMLYQTLIPPLCTKELLIIPDGQLNYIPFETLTTRFSPNANGYHQLKYALHQHIISYAYSATSYYYQQYKHTNQKNCQVLGFAPSYNRHFKLASLKANVQEVEFLEQQFLGTYYYHQNASKKNFQKQSNRFGVLHLASHAYADNHELQQAKLFFAATTADSNAMALYPHEIMQLPLHADFVVLSACQTAIGYWQEGEGIMSLARDFMYAGVPSILTTLWQINDQSSSQVIQKFYQNLQTMPKNQALQYAKQTYLTQASAFGAHPYFWSGYILIGNTNRLDIGRPFYRKIWYICGLTLSLLIISLLFLRRK, encoded by the coding sequence TTGTATCAACACTTAAAAAATCCCACTATTAGCATTGACAGCACCGCACAGATTTATCGACAGTTAACACGATTGCAAGCCAAACAACACAATTACACTGCTGCTTTAGATGCCGCACAAAAAGAAGCCAATATTCAGAGAAGAACTCAGAATCAAAAAAAGCTAGCTGAAGTATATTTTAATATTGCCAGTTTGCACAGAACACTAGCCGCCTATTCCAAGGCATTGATATGGGGAAAAAAGGCGTTGGATATTTGCCTCAAGGTATTTGGTAAAAACCATACAGAAAGCCTTAGCATTTATCGCTTTTTGGCACAAACCTACTATTTGCAAGAAGATTATGTTGCGGCAACAACACTTGCACTTAACACCATTAAAGCTTATCAAAGTGCACCCAAGCGACAAATTGATGCAGAGATTAATTTGCACATTTTATTGGGCAGTATTTATGTTCAACTAGGACAATACAAAGAAGCTCAACACAAATTTTTATTGACCCAACAACTTTATCATCAATTTGAGTCGAAAATTGACAAAGAATTGTTGGCTCGAATATATAATAATTTAGCTGCCTTAAAATTTCAACAACATGCCATTCTTGAGTCATTAGCCTATTATCAAAAAATTGCCGTTCTTCGACAAAAAATGCATTCCCAGCAACACCTGTCTTTGCATACTACATATACCAATATTGGCAACTGTTACTATCAATTAGGGAATTATCAAAAGGCATTAAGTTATCATTATAAAACCCTTCATATTTTACAAAAAACGTATCCCAAACTCCACCCTCTTATCGCTTCATCTCACAACTATATTGGGGGAACATTTCAGCGTTTGGAACAAACGGATTCTGCGTTTGCTCATTTGCATCAATCGGCTACTATTTACCAACATCTCTTTGGGACAGAACACCCTAAAAATATCGCGCCTCTTTGGCGACTAGCTAAATTATATCGTCAGCAAGAATCTTATCAAGAATCGGAACGAATTCTAAAAAAAATTACAACATTACAAGAAAAGCATTTTGGAACCAAGCATCCTGACTTAGCCAAAATGTACCTAGACATGGCTTATCTTTTTCAAGCTCAAAAAATGTTGGTTAAGGCTAATTATTATACCCAAAAAGCCTATCAATGTAATCTCTTGAAAGAGCACCCTTTGGATCGATTACTTTTATTAGGCATCATTGAAAATCAATTGCATATTAGTCTTGATTTAGCCCCCAAAGAGCAGCAAAATGCTTTTTTGCTCCTAGACAAAATTCCGCACATCATTGCTTTAACTCAGAGTAATGTTCGTTACTTAACTGATAAACAAAACCTAATTCAGCAACTTAGAAAAGTTTGCGAAAGGGGAATTGAGCTCTGTTATCAGTTGTACCAACGGCAACCAAATGCTGCTTATTTGAACAAAGCTTTTGAATTGATGGAATACAATAAAGCTGTCTTATTATCCATACAGATTAAGCAGAATTACTGGCAAAACAATCATACCAACAGTAATTATCAACAGCAAGAGCAGGCATTGGCACAAATTCATCTTTTGGAGCAAAAATGGAAAAAGGCAGAACAAGATCAAAACACATCATTAGCCATCCAACTCCAAGAACAATTATTTAAAGCGCACAGAACGTATGAACAGATCAGTAATCAACAAGAGCAGCAATTTCAACACCATCGCCCAATTCAATTAAGTTTGCTACAAGCAAAACTTTCGGACAATCAAACCGTGATCAATTATTTCTACGGCGAACACTACATTTATATTTTAAATATCCAATCACGGCAAGTTCAATTACAGCAAGTTGATCTAGATCTCAAAAAAGACATTGATCAATTTTCTAAATATTTACTTGCCCTAGAAGAAAGCAAACTAAAACTAGCTCATTCTTGCCAACAATTTGATCAAGCAGCTTTTATGCTTTATCAAACGCTAATTCCTCCCCTCTGTACCAAAGAGTTGCTAATTATTCCCGATGGGCAATTAAATTATATTCCTTTTGAAACCTTAACGACTCGCTTTTCTCCTAATGCCAATGGTTACCATCAATTAAAGTATGCATTGCATCAACACATCATTAGTTACGCCTACTCTGCTACTTCTTACTATTATCAACAATACAAACATACCAATCAGAAAAATTGTCAAGTGCTTGGTTTCGCCCCAAGTTACAACCGTCATTTTAAATTGGCTTCCCTTAAAGCGAATGTTCAAGAAGTCGAATTTTTGGAACAGCAATTCTTAGGCACCTATTATTATCATCAAAATGCCTCTAAAAAAAACTTTCAAAAACAAAGCAATCGTTTTGGTGTTTTACATCTAGCCTCTCATGCTTATGCTGATAACCACGAGTTGCAACAAGCAAAATTGTTTTTTGCAGCAACAACAGCGGATAGCAACGCTATGGCACTGTATCCTCATGAAATCATGCAATTGCCCTTGCATGCAGATTTTGTAGTTTTATCAGCTTGTCAAACAGCTATTGGGTATTGGCAAGAGGGAGAAGGCATTATGAGCTTGGCTAGGGATTTCATGTATGCAGGGGTGCCTAGTATTTTAACTACGCTTTGGCAGATTAACGATCAATCCAGTAGCCAAGTCATTCAAAAATTTTATCAAAACTTGCAAACCATGCCTAAAAATCAAGCATTGCAATATGCCAAGCAAACTTATCTAACACAAGCGTCTGCTTTTGGTGCTCATCCTTACTTTTGGTCAGGGTATATTTTGATTGGAAACACCAATAGATTGGATATAGGTCGCCCATTTTATCGAAAAATATGGTACATTTGCGGCTTGACTTTATCTTTGTTGATAATTTCCCTACTATTTTTAAGAAGAAAGTAA